In Streptomyces nodosus, one DNA window encodes the following:
- a CDS encoding glycoside hydrolase family 3 C-terminal domain-containing protein yields the protein MTAETPPLPPFRDPRLPFAKRIDDLLERLTLDEKIAFLHQFAPPVERLGIAAFRTGQEALHGVAWMGPATVFPQAVGLGATWNEELVRRIGEAVSREARAMRARDDRVGLNVWAPVVNLLRHPLWGRNEEGFSEDPALTSAIATAYTRGLRGDHPTYWRTAPVLKHWLAHNNETDRDTASSSVRPRVLHEYDLRAFRDTVEAGAVAGVMPAYNLVNGRPNHVSPQLREPLRTWTDQELLVCSDAGAPSNLVDSEHYFDTHEEATAAALRAGVDSFTDHGTDGSTIRARVRGALDQGLLDEDDIDRAVRRHLSVRFRLGEFDPRLDPYADTGHFDSPAHRALAREAAEQAVVLLKNDGLLPLGRRTHVAAVGLLADECKLDWYSGTLMHRSTPLEGLYERFGADRVDFAEGVDRVRLRTSAGLYLRVPAVSGAGDGEAARGDEGALDPALLRGRTDLPPLDADPTGTELALVDWGEGLLTLRAPDGRYLSVAEDRRVRASADQPGGWVVQETFRLEPHGDGHLLRHPGTGGYVSVTADGVRIAGESPADAEVFTLEFTERGEDAVSRAARRADVVLVFAGNDPHLNGRETEDRTTLRLPAHQERLLRAARAANPRTALVLVSSYPYAVDTSGLPAVLWTAHGGQAAGTALARVLSGDVSPGGRLPQTWYADDADLPGLLDYDIIGSRQTCLYFEGTPLYPFGHGLSYASFAYAGLTARLRDDRLTVAFTVTNTGTRAADEVAQLYTRAVAPSVPRPRRALLAHRRVRLAPGASAELAFEFPLRAFEFWDVAHGRARIEPGRYELLAGASSEDIRLRTTLGLAGEPLGPRPVREHGLDAADFDEQSDIEIVDRTRTTGDAVTAVPGRTGELIYRDCDFGAGVTRVSMAVAGEGTVELSLDGGPRRTALTLDPPTSGPYDYTTLTAAVTAAGVHDLRLALRGPVRLARVGFRRVGVPEPAADDAGGNPRVLPGVPGVRHAPPDPPDPPGTISPDS from the coding sequence GTGACCGCTGAGACGCCGCCCCTGCCGCCCTTCCGTGATCCGCGGTTGCCGTTCGCGAAGCGCATCGACGATCTGCTGGAGCGGCTCACCCTCGACGAGAAGATCGCATTCCTCCACCAGTTCGCGCCCCCGGTCGAACGGCTGGGCATCGCCGCGTTCCGCACCGGCCAGGAGGCCCTGCACGGAGTGGCCTGGATGGGCCCGGCGACGGTCTTCCCGCAGGCCGTCGGGCTCGGCGCGACCTGGAACGAGGAGCTGGTGCGCCGGATCGGCGAGGCGGTCTCCCGGGAGGCGCGCGCCATGCGGGCCCGCGACGACCGTGTCGGCCTCAATGTCTGGGCGCCGGTGGTGAATCTGCTGCGCCATCCGCTGTGGGGCCGCAACGAGGAGGGCTTCTCCGAGGACCCCGCGCTGACCTCGGCGATCGCCACGGCGTACACCCGCGGGCTGCGCGGCGACCATCCGACGTACTGGCGCACCGCCCCCGTCCTCAAGCACTGGCTGGCGCACAACAACGAGACCGACCGCGACACCGCCTCCTCCTCCGTCCGTCCGCGGGTACTGCACGAGTACGATCTGCGCGCCTTCCGCGACACGGTGGAGGCGGGCGCCGTGGCCGGGGTCATGCCCGCGTACAACCTGGTCAACGGCCGCCCCAACCATGTGTCGCCCCAGCTGCGCGAACCCCTGCGCACTTGGACCGACCAGGAGCTGCTGGTCTGCTCGGACGCCGGCGCGCCCTCCAACCTGGTCGACTCCGAGCACTACTTCGACACCCATGAGGAGGCCACGGCGGCGGCGCTGCGGGCCGGCGTGGACAGCTTCACCGACCACGGCACGGACGGTTCGACGATCCGGGCGCGGGTCCGAGGCGCCCTGGACCAGGGCCTGCTGGACGAGGACGACATCGACCGGGCGGTCCGCCGCCACCTTTCCGTCCGCTTCCGGCTGGGCGAGTTCGACCCGCGTCTGGACCCGTACGCGGACACCGGGCACTTCGACTCCCCGGCCCACCGGGCGCTCGCCCGGGAGGCGGCGGAGCAGGCGGTGGTGCTCCTCAAGAACGACGGCCTGCTCCCGCTCGGCCGGCGGACACATGTCGCGGCGGTCGGCCTCCTCGCCGACGAGTGCAAACTCGACTGGTACAGCGGCACTCTGATGCACCGCTCCACCCCGCTGGAGGGTCTCTACGAGCGTTTCGGCGCGGACCGGGTGGACTTCGCGGAGGGCGTGGACCGGGTACGGCTGAGGACCTCCGCCGGTCTGTATCTACGAGTGCCCGCGGTCTCGGGAGCGGGGGACGGCGAGGCGGCGCGGGGCGACGAGGGCGCCCTGGACCCGGCTCTGCTGCGCGGCCGCACCGATCTGCCCCCGCTCGACGCCGACCCGACCGGCACCGAACTCGCCCTCGTCGACTGGGGCGAGGGCCTGCTGACCCTCCGCGCCCCCGACGGCCGCTATCTCTCGGTCGCCGAGGACCGCCGTGTCCGCGCCTCCGCGGACCAGCCCGGCGGCTGGGTCGTGCAGGAGACGTTCCGCCTGGAGCCGCACGGCGACGGGCACCTCCTGAGGCATCCTGGAACGGGCGGATATGTCTCGGTCACCGCCGACGGGGTGAGGATCGCCGGGGAGAGCCCGGCCGACGCCGAGGTCTTCACCCTGGAGTTCACCGAGCGGGGCGAGGACGCGGTGTCCCGGGCGGCACGCCGGGCGGATGTGGTCCTGGTGTTCGCGGGCAACGACCCGCATCTGAACGGCCGCGAGACCGAGGACCGTACGACCCTGCGCCTGCCCGCCCACCAGGAGCGGCTGCTGCGCGCGGCCCGCGCCGCCAACCCGCGCACGGCGCTGGTGCTGGTCTCCTCGTACCCCTACGCGGTCGACACCTCCGGCCTCCCGGCCGTCCTGTGGACCGCGCACGGCGGCCAGGCCGCGGGCACCGCTCTGGCCCGGGTCCTTTCCGGCGACGTCTCCCCCGGCGGCCGCCTGCCCCAGACCTGGTACGCGGACGACGCCGACCTGCCCGGCCTGCTCGACTACGACATCATCGGCAGCCGCCAGACCTGTCTGTACTTCGAGGGAACCCCGCTGTACCCCTTCGGACACGGCCTGTCCTACGCCTCCTTCGCCTATGCCGGCCTCACCGCGCGCCTGCGGGACGACCGGCTGACGGTCGCCTTCACGGTGACCAACACCGGTACCCGGGCCGCGGACGAGGTCGCCCAGCTCTACACCCGCGCCGTCGCACCCTCCGTCCCGCGCCCACGCCGCGCACTGCTCGCCCACCGCCGCGTCCGGCTGGCTCCCGGCGCCTCCGCCGAGCTGGCCTTCGAATTCCCGCTGAGGGCCTTCGAGTTCTGGGACGTGGCACACGGCCGGGCCCGGATCGAGCCGGGCCGGTACGAGCTCCTGGCCGGGGCGTCCAGCGAGGACATCCGTCTGCGGACGACCCTCGGCCTGGCGGGCGAGCCGCTCGGCCCGCGCCCGGTCCGCGAACACGGCCTGGACGCCGCCGACTTCGACGAGCAGTCGGACATCGAGATCGTCGACCGGACGAGGACGACGGGCGACGCGGTGACGGCGGTCCCCGGCAGAACCGGCGAACTGATCTACCGCGACTGCGACTTCGGCGCCGGGGTCACCCGGGTGAGCATGGCGGTGGCGGGCGAGGGAACCGTCGAACTCTCCCTGGACGGCGGCCCGCGCCGCACCGCCCTCACCCTGGACCCGCCCACATCAGGGCCGTACGACTACACCACCCTCACCGCAGCGGTCACCGCCGCCGGCGTGCACGACCTGCGCCTCGCGCTGCGCGGGCCGGTGCGCCTGGCGCGGGTCGGCTTCCGGCGGGTCGGGGTCCCGGAGCCGGCCGCGGACGACGCCGGCGGAAACCCTCGTGTCCTTCCCGGTGTCCCGGGCGTTCGTCACGCACCGCCCGATCCGCCCGATCCGCCGGGAACGATCAGTCCGGATTCATAG
- a CDS encoding carbohydrate ABC transporter permease translates to MTAVIGKPLREGPGRRAAPPRPVWEETPTRAGLAGKALVLALACLAILFPLWIVVVTSLSSRRTIDEAGGLVMVPRGITLIAYRELLGGGQVTRAAVVSILITLVGTLFSMTVSVLCAYGLSRTGSLGHRWILMTLLATMFFSAGLIPTYLLVQTLGLTDTYLALILPSAVSVFNILVLRGFFMNISPELVDSARIDGAGDLRILWAIVMPLSRAVLAVITLFYAVGYWSAWFNASLYLNDQSMLPLQNVMIQLVQKQEAPVGLAQSIKTGQLSGLAVQMAVMVMALLPVAVLSPFVQKHFRKGMLIGAVKG, encoded by the coding sequence GTGACCGCCGTGATCGGCAAGCCCCTACGGGAAGGACCGGGCCGTCGGGCCGCCCCGCCCCGGCCGGTGTGGGAGGAGACGCCCACCAGGGCCGGCCTGGCGGGCAAGGCGCTGGTCCTCGCCCTGGCCTGTCTGGCGATCCTCTTCCCGCTGTGGATCGTCGTCGTCACCAGCCTCTCCTCGCGCAGGACCATCGACGAGGCCGGCGGTCTGGTCATGGTCCCCAGGGGCATCACCCTCATCGCCTACCGGGAACTGCTCGGCGGCGGCCAGGTCACCCGCGCCGCGGTCGTCAGCATCCTGATCACCCTGGTCGGCACGCTGTTCTCGATGACCGTGTCCGTGCTGTGCGCCTACGGACTGTCCCGCACCGGCTCGCTCGGCCACCGCTGGATCCTGATGACGCTGCTGGCGACGATGTTCTTCAGCGCCGGCCTCATCCCCACCTACCTGCTGGTGCAGACCCTCGGCCTGACCGACACCTATCTCGCGCTGATCCTGCCCAGCGCGGTGAGCGTGTTCAACATCCTCGTGCTGCGCGGCTTCTTCATGAACATCTCGCCGGAACTCGTCGACAGCGCCCGGATCGACGGCGCCGGCGACCTGCGCATCCTGTGGGCGATCGTCATGCCGCTGTCCCGCGCCGTCCTCGCCGTGATCACGCTGTTCTACGCCGTCGGCTACTGGAGCGCCTGGTTCAACGCGTCCCTGTACCTCAACGACCAGAGCATGCTGCCGCTGCAGAACGTCATGATCCAGCTCGTGCAGAAGCAGGAGGCCCCGGTGGGCCTCGCCCAGTCCATCAAGACCGGCCAGCTGTCCGGGCTCGCCGTGCAGATGGCGGTCATGGTGATGGCCCTGCTGCCGGTCGCCGTGCTGTCGCCCTTCGTCCAGAAGCACTTCAGGAAGGGCATGCTCATCGGCGCTGTGAAGGGCTGA
- a CDS encoding ABC transporter permease: MSHSTVPRSGTEADATERTPVASGGATGTRDDRHRGRLSLRTRLRRDRVLLLMTLPAVVLVLLFNYLPILGNVVAFQDYDPYLSDNGVVSILHSPWVGVENFRAIFADSAFWSAMRNTLILFFLQLVLYFPVPILLALLINSVVRPRVRAVAQAVLYLPHFFSWVLVIAVFQQLLGGAGLLSQLLRQHGYDGLDIMTDPTTFKFLLTAQSVWKDAGWGIIVFLAALASVSPDLYEAAAMDGAGRWRRIWHVTLPALRPVIALLLVLRVGDALTVGFEQILLQRDAVGPGAAEVLDTFVWWNGVRNQDFGYAAAAGLIKGVVSLGLVLAANKVAHLMGEQGVYRK; this comes from the coding sequence GTGTCCCACAGCACGGTGCCTCGGAGCGGGACCGAGGCCGACGCGACGGAGAGGACACCGGTGGCGTCCGGCGGCGCCACCGGAACCCGGGACGACCGCCACCGGGGCAGGCTGAGCCTGCGGACCAGGCTCAGACGCGACCGTGTGCTGCTTCTGATGACGCTGCCGGCCGTCGTCCTCGTCCTGCTGTTCAACTACCTGCCGATCCTCGGCAACGTCGTCGCCTTCCAGGACTACGACCCCTACCTCAGCGACAACGGCGTCGTCTCCATCCTGCACAGCCCCTGGGTCGGGGTGGAGAACTTCCGGGCGATCTTCGCGGACTCCGCCTTCTGGAGCGCGATGCGCAATACGCTGATCCTGTTCTTCCTCCAGCTCGTGCTGTACTTCCCCGTCCCGATCCTGCTGGCGCTGCTCATCAACAGCGTGGTCAGGCCCCGGGTGCGGGCGGTCGCGCAGGCCGTGCTGTATCTGCCGCACTTCTTCTCCTGGGTGCTGGTCATCGCGGTGTTCCAGCAGCTGCTCGGTGGCGCGGGGCTGCTCTCCCAGCTGCTGCGGCAGCACGGCTACGACGGCCTCGACATCATGACCGACCCCACCACCTTCAAGTTCCTCCTCACCGCGCAGAGCGTGTGGAAGGACGCCGGCTGGGGGATCATCGTCTTCCTCGCCGCGCTCGCCTCGGTGAGCCCGGACCTCTATGAGGCCGCTGCGATGGACGGCGCCGGACGGTGGCGCCGCATCTGGCACGTCACGCTGCCCGCGCTGCGCCCGGTCATCGCGCTGCTGCTGGTGCTGCGCGTCGGCGACGCCCTCACCGTCGGCTTCGAACAGATCCTGCTGCAACGCGACGCCGTCGGACCGGGGGCCGCGGAGGTCCTGGACACCTTCGTGTGGTGGAACGGCGTGCGCAACCAGGACTTCGGCTACGCGGCCGCCGCCGGCCTGATCAAGGGTGTGGTCAGCCTGGGACTGGTCCTCGCCGCGAACAAGGTGGCCCATCTCATGGGCGAGCAGGGGGTGTACCGGAAGTGA
- a CDS encoding beta-galactosidase, protein MPGLGEVTRGRVLFGGDYNPEQWPEEIWHEDVRLMREAGVTTVTVGVFSWARLEPHPGAREFGWLDRLMDLLHHNGVGVALATPTSAPPPWMGRLHPETLPRDEDGHIEWWGGRQHFSHSSAVYRRHAAAITEDLAARYAAHPALTLWHINNEYCTFDHGDEAAAAFRRWLRERYGTLDALNTAWGTAFWGQVHDSWDGILPPRRAHYLKNPAQLLDFRRFTSDMLLECYTAERDIVRRHTPHIPVTTNFMPLWTGQDGWAWAEQEDIVSVDLYPDPRDPLAAQHGALVQDLTRSQARGPWMLMEQAAGAVSWRGVNHPKPAGLNRLWSFQAVARGADAVCYFQWRQSRQGAEKFHSGMVGHAGERGRTFQEVTRIGAELAALGPEVAGSEVTAEVAVLHDWHSWWAGTQDGRPSREVDHPALLHAWHRALWESRLTTAFAHPEHDLSGYRLVVAPAAYLLTDAAIENLLAYVRDGGTLVSGFLCGVVDEDDRVRPGGMDARLRALFGIETLHEWWPLEAGESVVCEGPHGGFRGTLWSEELRTRPEAVAARYRGGELDGLPAVSRQGRAWYLSTLPEPEALRELLAGIAAEAGVRPVLEGLPDGVEAVRRGKLLFVLHHGREPVTVAVPGTHRELLTGETVRDSLTLGRYGVAVLRS, encoded by the coding sequence ATGCCCGGCCTCGGCGAGGTGACCCGCGGCCGGGTCCTCTTCGGCGGCGACTACAACCCCGAGCAGTGGCCCGAGGAGATCTGGCACGAGGACGTCCGGCTGATGAGGGAGGCGGGCGTCACCACCGTGACCGTCGGGGTCTTCTCCTGGGCCAGGCTCGAACCCCACCCGGGCGCACGGGAGTTCGGCTGGCTGGACCGGCTGATGGACCTGCTGCACCACAACGGCGTCGGGGTCGCCCTCGCCACCCCCACCTCCGCACCGCCCCCCTGGATGGGCCGGCTGCACCCCGAGACCCTGCCCCGCGACGAGGACGGCCACATCGAATGGTGGGGCGGGCGCCAGCACTTCTCCCACTCCAGCGCTGTCTACCGGCGCCACGCCGCCGCGATCACCGAGGACCTGGCCGCCCGCTACGCCGCCCATCCCGCCCTCACCCTGTGGCACATCAACAACGAGTACTGCACCTTCGACCACGGCGACGAGGCCGCGGCCGCCTTCCGCCGCTGGCTCCGCGAGAGGTACGGCACCCTCGACGCGCTCAACACCGCCTGGGGCACGGCCTTCTGGGGCCAGGTCCACGACAGCTGGGACGGCATCCTGCCCCCGCGCCGCGCCCACTATCTGAAGAACCCCGCCCAGCTGCTGGACTTCCGGCGCTTCACCTCCGACATGCTCCTCGAGTGCTACACGGCGGAGCGCGACATCGTGCGCCGGCACACCCCGCACATCCCGGTCACCACCAACTTCATGCCGCTCTGGACGGGACAGGACGGCTGGGCATGGGCGGAGCAGGAGGACATCGTCTCCGTCGACCTCTATCCCGACCCGCGCGACCCCCTCGCGGCGCAGCACGGCGCGCTGGTCCAGGACTTGACCCGCTCCCAGGCCCGGGGGCCCTGGATGCTGATGGAGCAGGCGGCGGGGGCGGTCAGCTGGCGCGGCGTCAACCACCCCAAGCCGGCGGGCCTCAACCGCCTCTGGTCCTTCCAGGCCGTCGCCCGGGGCGCCGACGCCGTCTGCTACTTCCAGTGGCGGCAGTCCCGGCAGGGCGCGGAGAAATTCCACTCCGGGATGGTCGGCCATGCGGGGGAGCGGGGCCGCACCTTCCAGGAGGTCACACGGATCGGGGCCGAACTGGCCGCGCTCGGGCCCGAGGTGGCGGGCAGCGAGGTCACCGCCGAGGTGGCGGTGCTGCACGACTGGCACTCCTGGTGGGCCGGAACCCAGGACGGCCGCCCGTCCCGCGAGGTCGACCACCCCGCCCTGCTGCACGCCTGGCACCGTGCCCTGTGGGAGTCCCGTCTCACCACCGCCTTCGCCCACCCCGAGCACGATCTGTCCGGGTACCGGCTCGTCGTCGCCCCGGCGGCCTATCTGCTCACGGACGCGGCGATCGAGAACCTCCTGGCGTATGTGCGCGACGGCGGCACCCTGGTCAGCGGCTTTCTGTGCGGAGTGGTGGACGAGGACGACCGGGTGCGCCCCGGTGGCATGGACGCCCGGCTGCGCGCCCTGTTCGGCATCGAGACGCTGCACGAGTGGTGGCCGCTGGAGGCCGGGGAGAGCGTCGTGTGCGAGGGCCCGCACGGCGGCTTCCGGGGCACCCTGTGGTCCGAGGAGCTCCGGACCCGGCCGGAGGCGGTGGCCGCGCGCTACCGGGGCGGCGAACTCGACGGCCTCCCGGCGGTGTCGAGGCAGGGGCGGGCCTGGTACCTCTCCACTCTTCCCGAGCCGGAGGCGCTGCGCGAGCTGCTCGCCGGCATCGCCGCCGAGGCGGGCGTACGGCCGGTGCTCGAAGGACTGCCCGACGGGGTCGAGGCGGTCCGGCGCGGGAAGCTGCTCTTCGTGCTCCACCACGGTCGCGAACCGGTCACGGTCGCGGTGCCGGGCACCCACCGCGAGCTGCTCACCGGCGAGACGGTCAGGGACTCCCTCACCCTGGGCCGGTACGGAGTGGCGGTGCTGCGGTCATGA
- a CDS encoding extracellular solute-binding protein: MTPNSASAAPSRRSFLASSAVAAAAVAGGLPLLAACGGSDGGSGGGTTSGKDAKKLLPSYAANNVVTPDIPARNGSAVGFTGPLDLAGLKTSVPKKLGAGGKVTIMSPFWGSPPKQDNAYYRGMNDLIGVDVVWQNQDGNTYEQKLGAVLASSSVPDVVVIPGWNMGGKIPSAITGKFADLGPYLSGDKVKKYPNLAAIPTDAWQRCIFGGKLRGLPMPASYVTNIVPFYRKDIFDREGYRLPRSADEFMALAKDITNARAKRWACLDMKWTAFNVFGVLSGSEKPLGWELVDGKLIYRVETQEYLEALEWTRKLFAAGYVHPDAELGKSAQTDSGPKFAAGEFLIYNDDISQWYSRTAEQAAQNPDFKISGMDVFGHDGGAPTLWATQPANIFAFVSKKAPESVVRDVLAVADVTAAPYGTKEYMLTNYGVEGTHYTVENGVPVKNDKGNNEVINAYVMVASPAATVAHPDFPDVARAQVEWQQRMGAVTKKSSFYGMQIAEPSRWTNLSNDFEQLEDDIVRGHKKISDMQQAVSDWRSKGGDRLRDWYKKLLDDNGPAAG; encoded by the coding sequence ATGACGCCGAACTCCGCTTCCGCCGCCCCGAGCCGGAGAAGCTTCCTCGCCTCCTCGGCGGTCGCCGCCGCCGCGGTCGCCGGCGGACTGCCGCTGCTCGCCGCCTGCGGCGGATCGGACGGCGGCTCGGGCGGGGGCACCACCTCGGGCAAGGACGCCAAGAAGCTGCTGCCGTCCTATGCGGCGAACAACGTCGTCACCCCCGACATCCCCGCCAGGAACGGCTCCGCCGTCGGCTTCACCGGCCCGCTCGACCTCGCCGGTCTGAAGACCTCCGTGCCGAAGAAGCTCGGCGCGGGCGGCAAGGTGACGATCATGTCGCCGTTCTGGGGCTCCCCGCCCAAGCAGGACAACGCGTACTACCGGGGGATGAACGACCTCATCGGCGTCGACGTCGTCTGGCAGAACCAGGACGGCAACACCTACGAGCAGAAGCTGGGAGCCGTCCTCGCCTCCAGCAGCGTCCCGGACGTCGTGGTGATCCCCGGCTGGAACATGGGCGGCAAGATACCCAGCGCGATCACCGGAAAGTTCGCCGACCTGGGCCCCTATCTGTCCGGGGACAAGGTCAAGAAGTACCCGAACCTCGCGGCGATCCCGACGGACGCCTGGCAGCGCTGCATCTTCGGCGGGAAACTGCGCGGCCTGCCGATGCCCGCCTCCTACGTCACGAACATCGTGCCCTTCTACCGCAAGGACATCTTCGACCGGGAGGGCTACCGACTCCCGCGTTCGGCGGACGAGTTCATGGCGCTGGCCAAGGACATCACCAATGCCCGGGCCAAGCGGTGGGCCTGCCTCGACATGAAGTGGACCGCGTTCAACGTCTTCGGGGTGCTCTCCGGCAGCGAGAAGCCGCTCGGCTGGGAACTCGTCGACGGCAAGCTGATCTACCGCGTCGAGACCCAGGAGTATCTGGAGGCGCTGGAATGGACCCGCAAGCTCTTCGCCGCCGGATACGTGCACCCCGACGCCGAGCTGGGCAAGAGCGCTCAGACCGACTCGGGGCCCAAGTTCGCGGCCGGTGAGTTCCTGATCTACAACGACGACATCTCGCAGTGGTACAGCCGCACTGCCGAACAGGCCGCCCAGAACCCGGACTTCAAGATCTCGGGCATGGACGTCTTCGGCCACGACGGCGGTGCCCCCACCCTGTGGGCCACCCAGCCCGCCAATATCTTCGCGTTCGTCAGCAAGAAGGCACCCGAGTCCGTCGTCCGAGATGTGCTGGCCGTCGCCGACGTCACCGCCGCGCCGTACGGCACCAAGGAGTACATGCTCACCAACTACGGGGTCGAGGGCACCCACTACACCGTCGAGAACGGGGTGCCCGTCAAGAACGACAAGGGCAACAACGAGGTCATCAACGCCTATGTCATGGTCGCGAGCCCCGCTGCGACCGTCGCCCACCCGGACTTCCCGGACGTCGCCCGGGCCCAGGTCGAGTGGCAGCAGCGGATGGGCGCCGTCACCAAGAAGTCCTCCTTCTACGGCATGCAGATCGCCGAGCCCTCCCGCTGGACCAATCTCTCCAACGACTTCGAACAGCTGGAGGACGACATCGTCCGCGGCCACAAGAAGATCAGCGACATGCAGCAGGCCGTCTCCGACTGGAGGAGCAAGGGCGGCGACCGGCTGCGCGACTGGTACAAGAAGCTCCTCGACGACAACGGCCCGGCGGCAGGCTGA